The DNA segment attgagtttttatttttgtaataaggTTTGCTTCCCGCTTATGGATAGAAATAATCTTGAtcaggccacttttctctctgtaattgattatggtgacttgttgtatatgcatgcagcctccactgtcttacagagactggacacTTTTTATCATGCATCTTTGCactttattacaaatgccaagtcactcacccaccattgcaccTTTCACCAAATGGTAGGTCGGACATCAGTTTATATGCACAGAAAGAcacatttgtatgtgttcatctacaaagcccGTTTGgttaaactccctctttacctctgtagtctggtctcctacaccaccagcagttacaatacccggtctgctaggtggttacTACTTAAAtccccaggacattcacagtattaggcaagactgccttctcttcttgtgcaccagaggcatggaatagtctacaatccatgcttcatctagatatgttagtgccactgaatgaatttaaaatattgatgggagactgttacggaggagtgtaaatgctttttttaggctggatcatgttgtatgttttaattatgtaatgtattaattgttgctgccttcttggccaggtatCCCTTGAAAGAAAaagactctgggtctcaatgggcttttcctggtaaaaaaataaatatatatatatatcacaccaCCATTCaaattttggggtcacttagaaatttcctggtttttgaaaaaaaagcaaatgttttgtccattaaaataatataaaattgatcagaaatacaatgtcgacattgttaatgttgaaaatgactattgtagttggaaaagGCAGAtgtatttttatggaatatctacataggtgtacagaggcccattatcagcaatcgtTACTCCTGTTTTCCaatagcacgttgtgttagctaatccaagttcataattttaaaaggctaattgatcattagaaaacccttcaGCAATTTTGttggcacagctgaaaactgttgttctgataaaAGAAGCAATAAACTGGACTTAGACtacttgagtatctggagcatcagcatttgtggctttgattacaggctaaaaatggccagaaacaaagatttttcttctgaaactcgtcagtctattcttgttctgagaaatgaaggctattccatgcgagaaattgccaagaaactgaagatctcatacaacgctgtgtactactcccttcacagaactgcgcaaaccagaataaaaagagtggggggccccggtgcacaactgagcaagatgaCAAGCACATtagtgtttagtttgagaaacagatgcctcaagtcctcaaccgacagcttcattaaatagtacctgcaaaacaccagcttcaacatcaacagtgaagaggcgactccaggatgctggccttctaggcagagttcctctgtctagtgtgtgtttgcccatcttaatcttttatttttattggccagtctgagatatggctttttcttcgcactctgcctagatggccagcatcccagagtcacctcttcactgttgacgttgagactggtattttgcgggtactatttcatgaacctgccagttgaggacttgtgaggagtctagtgtctagtttgagaaacaatgTACTTGTCCTCCTGCTCAGTTATGCAcaagggcctcccactcctctttctattctggttagagcaagtttgcgctgttctatgaagggagtagtacacagcgttgtacgagatcttcagtttcttggcaatttctcgcatggaatagccttaatttctcagaacaagaatagactgacgagtttcagaagaaagatctttgtttctggccattttgagcctgtaatcgaactcacaaattctgatgatccagatactcaactagtctaaagaagggcaGTTATTTTGCTTCTTTTATCAGGACAACAGtgttcagctgtgctaacataattgccaaaggtttttctaatgatcaattagccttttaaaatgataaacttggattagctaacacaacgtgccattggaaaacaggagtgatggttgctgataatgcgcctctgtactcctatgtagatattccatagaaaatcagctgcaatagtcatttacaacattaatgtctacacagtatttctgatcaatttgatgttattttaaaatggacaaaaaaatgtataatttgcttttcttccaaaaacaaggacatttctaagtgaccccaaacttttgaacggtagtgtatagacacacacacttatttagGCCCTTCATTGCCCCTCATAGTCCTCCCCAGGATGGTATAGTCTCACCTGGTCTGTAGGTGACCAAACAGTGTCTGCTCTCTGGCTGCACCTGGATGTCTGTGCAGCCTCCTGTCTCCAGGGGCAACATGTGGGGTCTGTAGGTGGTCCCGTCTACTTGCTCCCAGAAGCAGCCCCCATCCAGAGAGCCTGCGATGAGGCCACCACATGGGAACGAGCTGGAGGCGGCGCGAGGCACATAGGACAGGGATGCCACGGGACACCTGGGAGAAGCCAGAGGTCATGGTTGGTGCCTGTggttttaaaatcacactgcaTTCTAAAGTTGTATAACATATTATAATACACTATGTGAAttacatttcacacacacaccatataaaTTAATATTCATTCCACCATCTTTGAAAatgaataacaaaacaaataaaatacaaaatctAAGCCCAGAAATGTACCTGGTCAGATCCTGTTGTGAAGAAGGTAAAACTCTGGGCCCTACCTAGGTTATATTGACAGGTGTAGTTCAAACTGTGGTGTCGCATACAGACTAGATAACCTTTGCCCCCTGGCCTGGCTGTCAGACTGACCTGGAACGTAGCGGCTGTAGCTCCTGGACATGTGTGCTGGTGTCCCTGGTGTCATACACCAGCACGGAGCCGTTACTGAGACCAGCGTACACATAGTTGTTGTTGTCCAGGCACCAGCAGCAGCTCCACACTGGTTTACCTGTGTTGTAGGTCTGCACCACTGTGTTGGTCATTAGACTGCAGGAGAATAATGATACAGTTAGGATATTAGATTTAGAAGGGAAAATACTGTCCTAATTAACCATCAAGGGTTTAGTTATCAATATTAGGTCTGAATGGTTCTTGCAACTCAGAAAAGTTCAATGCTCTTCTCCATAAGAGCCTGGGGCTATGAAGTCAACTCCATTCTGGAACACACTGTCCTGATAAATCTCTCTGCTTGGACACAGACTATCTGGTTACCTGGTGAGTTTTATGGTGTTGTCCAGGGCAGCGGAGAGCAGGAGACTGTCGGCCTGTCTGTTGAAGGCTAGGCCTCTGATCTGTTTAACATGGATGGGAATGTACTGGCAGGCCTTCAGATTCACCGTGCTCACCTTCTTCACACCGCAGCCTGGCAGGTAGacacagagggaggagggggaagagagagcaaAGGTAGAGAAATTATTACAAGAGGTAGCAAATACTTCCCTTTGATATTTTCACATCTATACAATCTGTGCAAAAAAACAAACGTTCACAGCTATTTTGTACTGAAAGCGTATCAAAGCTTATCAAAGGTCTTACCGGGCACCAGGGTAGTGTGTGGGGAGGGCTGAGAGGCCAGCAGGCAGCTGAGGGGTTCACAGTAGGACAGCACCCTGCATCCCCCCACCTGGGACACCAGCACGGCCTTGGAGAAGACATAGTGGCCCCCCTGGGTACTGTCCTGTCTCTGAAAGGGCCCAGAGAGAGAAGCCCCTGAGCTCTGTGAGGGCCCACAGCCAGGCTGGGCCATCAGCGTCTTCAGCTCCTGACAGAGGTAgaaggaagaaaaaaaagtgaCCCACCTGCACTGTTCAATACAAATGGAAGTCAAGTCAAGAATAGCAGATACAGTATGTGATCAGAAAAACATTGAAAGTCAGCATACAATCATCATAGTGGATTTAGGGGTAGATTAATCTCAATGATTAGGGCTCGGTATTCTAGTCCACCTGATAAATGGATGGGAGACTGGGGGATGACCGGTAAAGCAATGGGAATAAAGTACCTGTAGCTGCTTATGCAATTTCCCACATTCGTCTGTCATCACCTGCAGTTGTAGTCGGCACTGCGCTGACTCCAGATCAGCCTTTCTACGCAGTGAATGCTCTTGCTCCAGTGACCTGCACACAAcaacacattcagacacactcaCTCTCAACAGCTCCCTCCCTACAGTAGTGAATCAGGTCAGATTCATGCCAATATCAGCAGTTCAGGAAAAAAAACTAAAGACGTGAGCAGCTACTTCACCTCTTCATACTCTCCTGCTCGGTGTTGTCCAGAGCCCTCAGGTTGCGCGCGTACAGGAGGACGATATCGGTGCGCTTGGCCTTCTTGTTGCACTGCAGACATACAGCAGAAGATCATTACAAGAGCCAGACGGAGTCTGATGTGACGCCTTCACGTCACTGTCTGCGTATTAAGTCAATTGTTTTTTGGGGGTAATATTTTATGGCGGTATTTTCTCTGATTTAAGTAATTCAGAGGGGATTTCTTAAGTTTTGACTCATTTTTGAATGCTTGAGGAAGCTGCGCCTCCAGCACAGATTCCACCTGGTGCCAGTCACTACAGTGGAAGTAGgagctcgttttttccccctTAGGATGGAATAGATTTTCCTTTCTTTCGAGTGCAGACCTTTTTAATTTTCCTGTTCATAGTGGAACCAGGAGCAATTCCAGTCCTCTCCCCCCAGACATACcaaggctgacagacagacatgaagacACTGACCTGGGGACACTTGGCTCCCTGGCCCTGGCCCTTCACCCAGCGGTCGATGCAGGTGTAGCCAAAGAGATGTCCGCAGCGCAGGGTGGCCAGCTGATGCTCCCCTGACGTGGTCCAGGGCTCAAAGCAGATGGAGCAGGTCTCCCCTTCCCCCTCATCCCCCTGGGACAATCGAAGGGCCGGTGCACTGGAGGCTAGTGGGTCTGATACAAcctagaggggacagagagatgaTGCATGACATTTCTGACAGTGCATGGGAATACATTAAAATGGCACACAATGCTACTAGAGAAACTGCACTAACGAGCTAATCATCACCAGCTGCattagtactgcagtgcatctcctcctcatggactgtaccagattAGCCAGTTCTTGcggtgagatgttaccccactcttccaccaaggcacctgcaagttcccggacatttctggggggaacggccctagccctcaacctccgatccaacaggtcccagacgtgctcaataggattgagatccgggctcttcgctggtcatggaagaacactgacattccagtcttgcaggaaatcacacacagaacgagcagtatggctggtggcattgtcatgctggaggatcatgtactcctgctccagagtacaggcctcggtttaatgctcattccttcgacgataaacgcgaatccgaccatcacccctggtgagacaaaaccgcgactcgtcagtgaagagcagtggtccagcgacggtgggtttgtgcccataggcgacgttgttgccggcgatgtctggtgaggacctgccttacaacagtcctacaagccctcagttcagcctctcagcctattgcggacagtctgagcactgatggagggattgtgcattcctggtgtaactcgggcagttgttgttgccatcctgtacctgtcccgcaggtgtgatgttcggatgtaccgatcctgtgcaggtgttgttacacgtggtctgccactgcgaggacgatcagctgtccatcctgtctccctgttgcactgtcttaggcgtctcacagtacagacattgcaatttattgccctggccacatctgcagtcctcacgcctccttgcagcatgcctaaggcacgttcacacagatgagcagggaccctgggcatctttcttttggtgtagaaaggcctctttagtgtccttagttttcataactgtgaccttaattgcctaccgtctgtaagctgttagtgtcttaacgaccgttccacaggtgcatggtcattaattgtttatggttcattgaacaagcatggaaacagtgtttaaaccctttacaatgaagatctgtgaagttatttggatttttacaaattatctttcaaagacagggtcctgaaaaagtgtAGGCCTATCACTGGCAATGAATGTGGTCTTACCTCAGGATTCACTTGATTTCCAGTCACAGTCCTCGCAGCCTCTGTGGTTGCATTAGAATCTATACACAGGATGGCATGGTGAGATTAACTCTTTATTGGTTACAGTGGAAAATGGCTATGTATTGATCAGACTTGAGCTTGGTTTACCTGAAGAATAAAGGCCTTCGGGTGGCGTAACTGGAGGGTTTGGACGAGGGCTGGAGGGAACGGCCGAATTGGGAGGGTCTGCTGCTGGCCCCAGGGGATCTGCCTCATCCTCCGACTCGCTCAGCTCTGTCGTACTTCCAGAGTCGCCCTCGGCCTGGTTGGCTGCAGGGACTCGCAGCAGGAAATCCAGGAAGCTGCTAGCACGAGCAGCGGTCTGGGTGGAGTAGTGCTCCCTGAGGCCTGGCCTTTAACCACACAGAAACAATACAGGTACAATCAATGGGTATAACATGGGGTGAAATAGGTTCTCAATGAAGCATACAATTATGTCTCCAGTATGGATACACAGTTTACAGGGAATCCAGTCCAACCATAACTACCTGGATCTCCGCTGCCTCAGGGTGGCTGCTGTGGTGACCCTGGGCTCAATATGACCCTCCCTTCTGATCCTGGATCCAACTTGACCCTCCACTCTGGCTCTGTTCTGACTGAACGCCCAGGTGTTCGGGAGCCGTGGTGGGTCACAGGGAGCTGCGTCTGCCTCGTCCTCTGTTTCACTGCCAGAGTCAGGGATGACAATAGGGAGATCTACCTGGTCTGCCACAACATCTGGCTCTGGTTCCCTACTGGGGCCCCCCAGCTGCAAGTCCACCTCCAtcgcctccatcacctccatctcACAACCTATGGGTGGGGGGCTAAAAATTAATTGCCTTCAATAGGCAGGATAACCTGAGATGTTTACAAATGATTTCCCTCTTGACTTCAGTGTTCTCAGACACTAGCGTAGCCAAAGGTTTTAATTGCAAGCAAACGTGAGTACAGTGAACCAATTCTGACTGAAGCCACAAAGGGTGACAACAAAAATCAGGTTATGTAACTTGCATGCAATGCTAACTTTTGCTATAAATGCCTCATGGCTTAGTTTAACtgccgtaccccatcagaacccaaaatataaggatgttttactccaatgtttgtaaagaaACGTCATAGCCTCATAACAAGGTTAAAACATCCATAACTCGGTCTATGAATTTGAGCGTGATtactttttaccaaaacagtggcggGGATTCGCTTTGTTATTGTTAAACTGCAGATTGGCCGTTTTAAGGTAAAAGTTAGGTGACAATAGACATAGCTAACTGGTAGCTAATTAGCTAACAATtataacgttagttagctagccaCGTGCCATTGCTAACTACGTAGCGAACTATATAGCTAGTTACCGTGCCATAGCCGGCTGCTAGCTACACAGGCTGTGCGAAACAAGACTCGGAACAGGATTACGGATGCAGGTTTTGGAACTGGCAAGTAGCCAACGTTACATTGAGAGACTAGCTGAAGTCAACTCCATGGTGAACGAAGTTTACATTGGCAGAAGCCAAAGCAAAGGCCgctctgctagctagctacagtaacgttagctacttGAAGCAGCTAGCTGAAGTACATTAACAACTTGATTATTTGGTGACAGTCTCGAACGTGATCAATGAAATAACGTTACCACATGGTTTTCATAACTATATACTTTTTTGGAAATAGCCTAAATTAGCTAGAatgataacgttagctagctcaccGCAGATCAGTCTCTGCTGCTGGCAGTGTTGACAAATATTTGTATAACTAAACCATCCATTGCTTTTTCTTATGTAACGTTAGGGTTTATCGGCGGTTGGAATCCATAGTGCATTACATTaccaacacatactgtactggagtgtgggccagagacagggagaaactAAATCCTACCTGCCAGCCTAGTTGCTCTTAAAAAAATATAACATATGAGACTATATCTAATTACGTTCTACAATATACTATTTAATTTGCTGTGTCCCCTGATCTCTCATTATacctcagcctctctctttccctctgataCTGCCCACACTGTAGCTATATATGCGCCACGGTCTCTGCTTTCTGGCAATAATCACACTTTCCTATCACATGTAAAGTCTTAATCAACCGACTGTGTCCCACCCGTAATCTTGTAAAAAAAATAGCCTCTTCTGTCACATCCTCTCGTCCTCCCCGACTTCTCTGTACCTAAAATAAATACATGTCTGCCCTTAGTATCTCTATTCCActgctcctgccatctctgcaccatcactgtccatatcaggcttttgcCTTGCTCATTGAAACTACAACATCAATATCCCTGTTTAAATTAGTTGCATGGGCAGTGTAGCATCTCACATCTACTTCTTACCTTGAAATATTGCGTGTGACCAAAACTATCCTTGCCAGTGTAAAACTTCGTGGGTTACCATGAAAATAGTTCAACTACATTGCTTTTAACTTGAACAGTAAAACATTTGGTGTAATAATCTGATCGCAGTCATAGTTTCTTTGCTATCCCCattgtcttttttttcttctgtggGTTATATGGCGGACAACAACCCCAAAAATTGTATTGCCGCCACCAACTGGACGGGTTGAAAAACCAAAACAAGGTAAAAAGAAAGGCCATATGTGATAGGGAAACAAATTTAATCGACCCAAattattgtaatcagattacagatactttttaaaaaactagatgattactttgaggattacttttaaattcagaaaggatgtttgtgggaaaaaaatatttgatacTTCTcggttttctcaatgacattcaaatcaacattgaaaaaaggcacaagtttaagtttgttccacttgagcgagtctgaccacaagtcagagaccactatgatgacacaccaaatgggttTGATGGATTGCAGAAAAAGAgtaggaataggcttttgtaggctttCAGTCTAAACTATGTCTTC comes from the Salvelinus namaycush isolate Seneca chromosome 21, SaNama_1.0, whole genome shotgun sequence genome and includes:
- the LOC120066141 gene encoding E3 ubiquitin-protein ligase RFWD3-like, producing MEVMEAMEVDLQLGGPSREPEPDVVADQVDLPIVIPDSGSETEDEADAAPCDPPRLPNTWAFSQNRARVEGQVGSRIRREGHIEPRVTTAATLRQRRSRPGLREHYSTQTAARASSFLDFLLRVPAANQAEGDSGSTTELSESEDEADPLGPAADPPNSAVPSSPRPNPPVTPPEGLYSSDSNATTEAARTVTGNQVNPEVVSDPLASSAPALRLSQGDEGEGETCSICFEPWTTSGEHQLATLRCGHLFGYTCIDRWVKGQGQGAKCPQCNKKAKRTDIVLLYARNLRALDNTEQESMKRSLEQEHSLRRKADLESAQCRLQLQVMTDECGKLHKQLQELKTLMAQPGCGPSQSSGASLSGPFQRQDSTQGGHYVFSKAVLVSQVGGCRVLSYCEPLSCLLASQPSPHTTLVPGCGVKKVSTVNLKACQYIPIHVKQIRGLAFNRQADSLLLSAALDNTIKLTSLMTNTVVQTYNTGKPVWSCCWCLDNNNYVYAGLSNGSVLVYDTRDTSTHVQELQPLRSRCPVASLSYVPRAASSSFPCGGLIAGSLDGGCFWEQVDGTTYRPHMLPLETGGCTDIQVQPESRHCLVTYRPGRSKPSLRCVLMELNRTPQQDAAQEPSCSCYPVQTFSAGSSCKLLTKNAVFRSPAGEGSTLVCAGDEATNSTMVWDAGSGTLIQKLSADLPVLDICPFEVNQGSYLASLTEKMLKIYKWE